GGGCAGATTCGGGTATCGTTTCCCCGTGCCCGCTACGTGGTCCAGCGCGGGGAGTGGGAGTATGCCCACAACACCAACGAGAGAACGCGGGCGAGCTATATTAAGGATGACTTCGACCCGGTTCATGCGGCCGGAGCCACTCGGTTTCTGGACGGAGAGACGGAGGTGATTCCGGGAGTCTCCGTGATCCTTACTCCCGGGCACACCCCTCACCACCAGTCGGTCATCCTGCGTTCGGGCGGGGAGACCGCCTGCTATCTGGGTGATCTGGTGCCCACGATGGCCCACCTTCCGCTTCCCTGGATCATGGGGTACGATGTGGAGCCACTGGTCACCCTGGAATCGAAGCGGCGAACCCTGGCTCGCGCGCTGGAGGAGGGCTGGTTGCTGGTGTCCACGCACGATCCGGTGACGGCATGGGGCTATCTCCAGCAGGAGAGCGGCAAGCTCGTTCTGCGCGATGAGCCGCCCGCATCTCGTGCGGCCGGCGCGCACGGCTCCGAGCAGGAGGAACGATGAACGGTTCACGCAGCGCCAGCACCACGGCGGTGATCGTGAGTGCGGTGCGCACCCCAATCGGCCGGTTCCTGGGTGGGCTCGCCCCGCTGACGGCGCCGCAGCTCGGGGCGATCGCGGTGCGGGAGGCGGTGCGGCGGGCGGGCATCGACGGCGGGGAAGTGGAGGAGGTGATCCTCGGCCACGTGGTGCAGGGGGGCACCGGACAGGCCCCCGCCCGGCAGGCGGCGATCGGGGCCGGGCTCCCTCCCACCGTATCGGCGCTCACCATCAACAAGGTGTGCGGCTCGGGGCTGAAGGCCGTGATGCTGGCGGCCCAGGCCGTGCGCGCGGGCGACCTGGCGTTGGCGGTGGCCGGCGGGCAGGAGTCGATGTCGAACGCCCCCTTCTACCTCTACGGCGCGCGCCAGGGCGTGAAGTTCGGTGATCAGACCCTGGTGGACGGAGTGATCCGGGACGGCCTGTGGTGCTCGTTCTGCGATGTCCACATGGGCGGGCACGCCGAGTACACCGCGAAGAAGGCGGGGATCAGCCGGCAGATGGCGGACGAGTTCGCCCTCGAGTCGCATCGCCGGGCAGTCGCGGCGACCAGGGAGGGGAAGTTCCGCGCGGAGACCGTGCCCGTGGAGGTGCCTGGCCGTAAGGGTCCCACCATCGTCGATGCGGACGAGGGGCCACGGCCGGATACCAGCCTCGAGTCCCTGAGCCGCCTACGGCCGGCCTTCACGCAGGATGCTCCTCCGGACGTGGACGAACTGGTGGTGACCGCGGGGAACGCCTCCTCCATGAACGATGGGGCGTCCGCGCTGGTGATCGCTTCGGAAGAGTACGCCCGGGCCAATGGGCTGAAGATCATGGCCCGCATCACGGGCTATGCGACCGGGGCGGTGGAGCCGCGCGAGCTCTTCTTCGCCCCCATCCAGGCAGTCCGCAACCTGATGCGGAAGCAGGGGACCACCATCGGGGACTACGACCTGATCGAGGCCAACGAGGCCTTCGCCGTGCAGGCGCTCGCCAACGGACAGGCCTTGAGTTGGGATTGGGATCGGGTGAATGTTCACGGTGGGGCGATTGCCCTCGGCCACCCGATCGGCGCGAGCGGCGCGCGCGTGCTCACGACGCTGCTCTACGCCATGGCGGACCGGGACGCGCAGACCGGCCTCGCCACCCTCTGCCTCGGCGGCGGCGACGCCGTGGCCCTGGCGGTGGAACGAGTCTCTTAGGGATTGGCGCAACCCATAACCCATCTCCAAGCGCACGAATGACTCAGCAGACGCTGTCTCTGGCCCTCTCTCCCTCCCGGACGCTCCGTATGGCGATCGGGGCCATCGTCTTTGCGATCGCTACCGCGGTCAGCGCCAAGGTACAGGTGATCCTGCCGATGACGCCGGTGCCCTTCACCTTCCAGCCGCTCCTGGTGGTCCTCGCCGGAGCGCTGCTCGGGGCCCGATTGGGGGCAGCGAGCCAGGTGCTCTACCTGACCGCGGGGATCCTGGGCGTTCCGGCCTTCGCCTTCGGGGGCGGAGCCGCATACCTGCTGGGGCCGACCGGTGGCTACCTGCTGGCGTATCCGCTGGCGGCGGCGGTGGCCGGCGCGCTCGTCGGGGGGAGCTTGCTGCGGATATTCGGTGGAATGCTGGCGGGCGTTGCGGTCATCTACGCGGGAGGGCTGCTGTGGCTGGCGGCGCTCTACGGCACCGGGGCGGTGCTCGCGCTCGGGCTCACCCCCTTCGTCCTGGCGGACTTGGTGAAGGTCGTGGTGGGGACGGCGGTCGTGCGTCAGTTCCGGACCACCACGCTGAGGCTCTTCGGGGGGCGCTGAGCCCGCAAGCGGAGACGTCCGTGTCGCGCCGGGAGGAGGCCGCCGAGGGGCGGCGGCTCGGCGTCGTCTGGCGCATCCTCCTCTGGCTGGTCCTGCTGCTGCTCTTCTACCTGGCGGGCCAGTATGCGGTGAGTCTGCTCCCCCGTACGCCGCTCGGGTGGGCGGCGTACCTCGTTCTCTCTGCCGGGGGCTTGATGGCGGGTTGGGCGGTGCTCGTCCGGGTGGACGGGCGTCCCCCGGGGGCCCTGGGGTTCGCCCTCTCCCGTGAAGCGATCACCGAGACGGTGGTGGGCACCGCGTTCGGCGGTGCCCTGATCGCCCTCGCGGTTCTCCTCCTCCTGCTGACCGGGAGCGCGATCTTCGTCGTGGACTCCGGATCCGCGCTCGATTACGCTTCCTCCCTCGGCTGGACCCTCCTCTACTTCTGGCTCGCGGCTGCTTACGAGGAGATCTGGTTCAGGGGATACGGCTTCCAGGCGCTGGTGGAAGGCGTCGGCCCCTGGCCGGCCGTGATCGCCTCCTCCGCCCTCTTCTCCCTACTCCACGCGGCCAATCCGAACTTCGGCGTTGCGGCCTTCGTGAACATCTTCCTCGCGGGGGTTCTGCTCGCCCTGGCCTACCTGCGGACACGCTCGCTCTGGTTCGCGACGGCGGTGCACGCCGGCTGGAACTGGGCGATGGCGAGCCTGTTCGCCTTCCCGGTGAGCGGCCTGACCATGATCGACACCCCGCTCTACGACGCCGTGGAAGTGGGTCGTGACTGGTGGACGGGTGGAGCCTTCGGTCCGGAGGCGGGGGTAGCGGGGACTCTCGTGTTGATCGTAGGGGTCTGGCTGCTGATCCGCGGACCCCTGCCGAGGGAGTCCGCGCACGTGCGTGCGCTCGGACCGATTGTGGACCGGCGTCTGCCCGCGAGCTGGCCATGAAGCGCGAGGCTCTGCGTTTCTGGGGATCCGCGGTGGCGGTGGCGGTGGCGTGGGCGGTGATCGCTCCGCTGGTGCTGCCCTACGAGGCGCTGGGCTTGGAGTCCGCGGCGGCGCGGGGGCGGGCCTGGTTGCTCACGCTGTGGACCTCCGGGGTGATGTCGATCTGCTTCGGGGCTGCTGGGCTGCTGGGCTACGTCAGCCCGATCGGCTTCAAGGAGGTCGCCGAGGCGGGCTCCCTCATGCAGGCCATCGAAGCGCGGCGCCGGGCGCGGCGCGAGGGATCCTTCCATCAGAACTTCGCCTGGTGGCTGATCGTCACCGGGTTGCTGCTCATCGCCATCTACTTCGTCGTCTGGGGGGCCACACATGCCTGAAGTGCGGCGGGTCGCGGTGATCGGGGCGGGCACGATGGGCAACGGCATCGCCCACGTCTTCGCCCTGCGGGGTTATGACGTGCGGATGATCGACGTGCAGAAAGAGGCGGTGGAGCGTGCGCGGGTGACTATCGCGGCCAACCTGGATCGCCAGGTCAAGAAGGGGACGGTAACCGAAGCGGAGAAGGCCGCTGCGCTCGACCGCATCGCAGGGTCCACCGAGCTCGCGGACGCCGCCGGCGCGGAGCTGGTCATCGAGGCGGTCAGCGAGAACCGGGACCTGAAGTTCCAGCTCTTCCGCCAGCTCGACGCGGTGGCGGACCAAGGGGCCATTCTGGCGAGCAACACCTCCTCCATCTCCATCACCGAGCTGGGCGCGCGCACCAGTCGGCCCGAGCAGGTGATCGGGATGCACTTCATGAACCCGGTTCCGGTGATGGATCTGGTCGAGCTCATCCGCGGACTCGCCACCTCCGACGAGACCGCCCGGGCCGCGCGCGCGATCGCCGAGTCGTTGGGGAAGGTCGTGGCGGAGGCACAGGATTACCCGGGGTTCATCTCCAATCGGATCCTGATGCCAATGATCAACGAGGCGGTGTACTGTGTGATGGAGGGAGTGGCGGAACCCGAGGCGATCGATACGGTGATGAAGTGGGGGATGAACCACCCCATGGGCCCGCTCGCCCTCGCCGACCTCATCGGGCTGGACACCTGTCTGGCGATCCTGGAGGTGCTTCACTCCGGCCTCGGCGACGACAAGTACCGCCCCTGCCCCCTGCTGCGGAAGTACGTGGCCGCTGGACGCTTGGGGAGGAAGAGTGGGGAGGGGTTTTACAAGTACTAGAGCTGGCTGTCGGCTACGGGCCGTGCGTTGGGTTATCCGTTATCCGTTGGGGTTATCCGTTATCCGTTATCCGCTATCCGTCAGGAACTGCGCCGACCAGCTGCTAATGGTAAACCCATTCAATCTCATCGAATCCCAGGGCCACGAGCAGGTGGTCTACTGCCATGATCCTTCGTGTGGGTACCGGGGGATCATTGCAATTCACGACACCACCCTGGGGCCGGCGCTGGGCGGTACGCGGTTGTGGAACTATGCATCCGAGACCGAGGCGCTGGTCGACGTGCTGCGCCTCTCGCGGGGCATGACCTACAAGGCGGCGGTGGCGGGGCTGAACCTCGGGGGCGGGAAGGCGGTGATCATCGGGGATCCGCACACGGTGCGGCGCGAGGCACTCTTCCGGG
The DNA window shown above is from Longimicrobiaceae bacterium and carries:
- a CDS encoding MBL fold metallo-hydrolase, whose translation is MSAQLPTRAADLPLLRTRTLGDLRIHAIDGGLQWLDGGAMFGVVPKVLWERRIPADERNRIPLAVRSLLVETPDELILIETGLGNKSDEKAIEIYGIDSLPEDTSRAADRVQAGILEAGFSLDDITLVINTHLHFDHAGGNTFRDPEGQIRVSFPRARYVVQRGEWEYAHNTNERTRASYIKDDFDPVHAAGATRFLDGETEVIPGVSVILTPGHTPHHQSVILRSGGETACYLGDLVPTMAHLPLPWIMGYDVEPLVTLESKRRTLARALEEGWLLVSTHDPVTAWGYLQQESGKLVLRDEPPASRAAGAHGSEQEER
- a CDS encoding acetyl-CoA C-acetyltransferase, which encodes MNGSRSASTTAVIVSAVRTPIGRFLGGLAPLTAPQLGAIAVREAVRRAGIDGGEVEEVILGHVVQGGTGQAPARQAAIGAGLPPTVSALTINKVCGSGLKAVMLAAQAVRAGDLALAVAGGQESMSNAPFYLYGARQGVKFGDQTLVDGVIRDGLWCSFCDVHMGGHAEYTAKKAGISRQMADEFALESHRRAVAATREGKFRAETVPVEVPGRKGPTIVDADEGPRPDTSLESLSRLRPAFTQDAPPDVDELVVTAGNASSMNDGASALVIASEEYARANGLKIMARITGYATGAVEPRELFFAPIQAVRNLMRKQGTTIGDYDLIEANEAFAVQALANGQALSWDWDRVNVHGGAIALGHPIGASGARVLTTLLYAMADRDAQTGLATLCLGGGDAVALAVERVS
- a CDS encoding biotin transporter BioY → MTQQTLSLALSPSRTLRMAIGAIVFAIATAVSAKVQVILPMTPVPFTFQPLLVVLAGALLGARLGAASQVLYLTAGILGVPAFAFGGGAAYLLGPTGGYLLAYPLAAAVAGALVGGSLLRIFGGMLAGVAVIYAGGLLWLAALYGTGAVLALGLTPFVLADLVKVVVGTAVVRQFRTTTLRLFGGR
- a CDS encoding CPBP family intramembrane glutamic endopeptidase, whose translation is MSRREEAAEGRRLGVVWRILLWLVLLLLFYLAGQYAVSLLPRTPLGWAAYLVLSAGGLMAGWAVLVRVDGRPPGALGFALSREAITETVVGTAFGGALIALAVLLLLLTGSAIFVVDSGSALDYASSLGWTLLYFWLAAAYEEIWFRGYGFQALVEGVGPWPAVIASSALFSLLHAANPNFGVAAFVNIFLAGVLLALAYLRTRSLWFATAVHAGWNWAMASLFAFPVSGLTMIDTPLYDAVEVGRDWWTGGAFGPEAGVAGTLVLIVGVWLLIRGPLPRESAHVRALGPIVDRRLPASWP
- a CDS encoding 3-hydroxybutyryl-CoA dehydrogenase, whose translation is MPEVRRVAVIGAGTMGNGIAHVFALRGYDVRMIDVQKEAVERARVTIAANLDRQVKKGTVTEAEKAAALDRIAGSTELADAAGAELVIEAVSENRDLKFQLFRQLDAVADQGAILASNTSSISITELGARTSRPEQVIGMHFMNPVPVMDLVELIRGLATSDETARAARAIAESLGKVVAEAQDYPGFISNRILMPMINEAVYCVMEGVAEPEAIDTVMKWGMNHPMGPLALADLIGLDTCLAILEVLHSGLGDDKYRPCPLLRKYVAAGRLGRKSGEGFYKY